In the genome of Doryrhamphus excisus isolate RoL2022-K1 chromosome 11, RoL_Dexc_1.0, whole genome shotgun sequence, one region contains:
- the dlat gene encoding dihydrolipoyllysine-residue acetyltransferase component of pyruvate dehydrogenase complex, mitochondrial, whose protein sequence is MLRLILRLRPSAGLSRPRVLPTGPAASANGSLCVPGTGCVRRLHRIAGSRALCFSHRGALLRCPQLAMTCQGKRFYSLPPHQKVELPALSPTMQTGTIARWEKKEGDKISEGDLIAEVETDKATVGFEMLEECYLAKILVPEGTRDVNIGAIICITVDSPDLIPAFKDVTLDSLSSAGAAASSTAPTPAAPAASAASAPPAVPGSSYPTHMKITLPALSPTMTMGTVQRWEKKVGEKLSEGDLLAEIETDKATIGFEVQEEGYLAKIMIAEGTRDVPLGTPLCIIVEKESDIAAFKDYVETGVADISTPPPAPAPVAAPTPAPTPAAAPPAAVGPRKGRVFASPLAKKLAAEKGFDLAQISGSGPDGRITRKDIESFVPPKTAPAAPAPSAAPAAPAPAAVPAAAAGTYTDIPISNIRKVIAQRLMQSKQTIPHYYLSVDVNMDQVLELRKELNEEVKTRNLKLSVNDFIIKASALACLKVPECNSSWMDTVIRQNHVVDMSVAVSTANGLITPIIFNAHTKGLAAISSDVSSLAAKARDGKLQPHEFQGGTFTISNLGMFGVKNFSAIINPPQSCILAVGGSEKRLMPSDNERGFDVASMMSVTLSCDHRVVDGAVGAQWLTEFRKFLEKPVTMLL, encoded by the exons ATGCTTCGCCTAATCCTGCGGCTCAGGCCGTCCGCCGGACTCTCGCGTCCCCGTGTCCTCCCAACCGGGCCTGCTGCTTCTGCCAATGGCTCTCTTTGCGTGCCTGGAACCGGGTGTGTGAGGCGGCTACACCGCATCGCTGGATCCAGAGCGTTATGCTTCAGTCACAGGGGAGCTCTGCTGCGGTGTCCCCAGCTTGCTATGACCTGTCAGGGCAAGCGTTTCTACAGCCTGCCGCCGCACCAAAAG GTGGAGCTGCCTGCACTATCACCCACCATGCAGACTGGAACCATCGCTCGCTGGGAAAAGAAGGAAGGAGATAAAATCAGCGAGGGCGACCTTATAGCTGAG GTGGAGACTGACAAGGCCACTGTGGGTTTTGAGATGCTGGAAGAGTGCTATCTTGCCAAAATCCTTGTTCCTGAAGGGACCAGAGATGTGAACATTGGAGCAATAATTTGCATCACTGTTGATAG CCCAGATCTCATCCCAGCCTTTAAAGATGTTACATTGGACTCACTTTCTTCAGCTGGGGCTGCTGCTTCATCAACTGCCCCCACTCCTGCTGCTCCAGCTGCATCGGCCGCTTCTGCACCTCCTGCAGTCCCGGGCAGCTCCTACCCGACACACATGAAG atcaCACTTCCCGCTCTTTCTCCAACAATGACAATGGGCACGGTGCAACGCTGGGAGAAGAAGGTAGGAGAGAAGCTCAGTGAGGGAGATCTGCTGGCTGAGATTGAGACGGACAAGGCAACAATCG GCTTTGAAGTGCAGGAGGAGGGATATCTGGCCAAAATCATGATAGCAGAGGGCACACGCGATGTCCCGTTGGGAACGCCACTTTGTATCATTGTAGAGAAGGAGAGTGACATTGCTGCGTTTAAGGACTATGTGGAAACGGGCGTGGCAGATATTTCAACACCTCCTCCTGCTCCAGCACCA GTAGCAGCACCCACTCCTGCTCCCACACCTGCTGCAGCGCCCCCTGCAGCCGTGGGGCCGAGGAAGGGACGCGTGTTTGCCAGTCCACTGGCCAAGAAACTCGCTGCAGAGAAAGGCTTTGACCTAGCGCAGATCAGCG gTTCTGGCCCTGATGGACGCATTACCAGGAAAGACATTGAGAGTTTTGTTCCACCAAAGACCGCACCA GCTGCTCCCGCTCCAAGTGCAGCTCCAGCTGCTCCTGCACCTGCTGCAGTTCCTGCTGCAGCAGCTGGGACCTACACAGACATCCCTATCAGCAATATCCGCAAG GTCATCGCTCAGAGATTGATGCAGTCAAAGCAAACCATCCCCCACTACTACCTCTCTGTAGATGTCAACATGGACCAAGTGCTGGAGCTTAGGAAAGAACTCAACGag GAGGTGAAAACCAGAAATCTCAAGCTGAGTGTGAACGACTTCATCATCAAAGCTAGTGCTCTGGCCTGCCTCAAGGTTCCAGAGTGTAACTCCTCCTGGATGGATACAGTCATCCGCCA GAACCATGTGGTGGACATGAGCGTGGCAGTGAGCACCGCCAACGGCCTCATCACTCCCATCATCTTTAACGCCCACACCAAAGGACTGGCCGCCATCAGCAGCGACGTGTCGTCCCTTGCCGCCAAAGCACGGGACGGCAAACTGCAGCCACATGAATTTCAG GGAGGCACCTTCACAATCTCCAACTTGGGGATGTTTGGCGTCAAAAACTTCTCTGCCATCATCAACCCTCCACAGTCCTGCATCCTCGCTGTGGGAGGCTCTGAAAAACGCCTGATGCCTTCTGACAACGAGAGAGG TTTTGATGTGGCCAGCATGATGTCTGTGACGCTGAGCTGTGACCACCGGGTGGTAGATGGCGCTGTGGGCGCCCAGTGGCTCACTGAATTCCGCAAGTTCCTGGAGAAGCCCGTCACCATGCTCTTGTGA